The DNA segment TAATGAATTTCCActtgtttttatattatccaatttatataaaaaattgggGTGCACCAAAATACACTTCAGCTGAAACTTTTGAAGCACAATTatcaagaattaaaaattatttaaataataatacaaataataggGATGAACAATTTGAAAGGGTTACCAAATTAAACATggtgaaattttttaattcagtagataaattaaaaagtattGAACCTGAAAGTACAGCATTAATTATTggtaacaaaataaaaaatccagATAATTTAGATaacataaaaattaaattagattcattatttcaaaattataaaaatttaacttttaactcatcaattaaaaataataaagaaatatacAATGTTGGTGATGCCGTTGAAGTTGCATCATATAATGAACTTTCAGGTAGATGGTCAGGTATTATCAATTCAATATCAATGATTGAAATGGATGATAACTAGTAAAAcatgaaatattattaaattattttgacaAATATGTTGGTGACCAATACCATTttctttcaaataaattattttacatATGATAGTATTCTAAATATAGTTATACCAATTCAAATTGATGATACCAATTACCttataatttacaaatacCATGATATATAATTATGACTGGTATTCACAAGTTGCTCCCTTCATCTGCAAAGTATAAAGAGATATAGGATGCAAATCAAGTATTCAAGCACTTGTCTACTATCAAAGTTATCCCCAAGTACATATACACTGCGCTATTAAACAAGACACTTGTACTCTTGAAAATGTTTGGTTTATCAAGATCATCAGACTTAGTGAAGTGGTCGTTCAAAGGTCTCATTATTACTACTGACTCAATCAAAGGTCCAGTTATCAATGCTAAAGAACAAAGAAGTGGTGTTGTTTCAATCTTAGAATTAACATCGTTAGATGATACTAACTCTCAAGTATGTCCTGTTCGACCTTGCAACATACCTTAGAGCCTCTAAAGGAAGAAGAAAGCCCCATTGGGGTGACTCTGTCTTTATTAAGAATGAGGGTGAACCGCTCCAAGTTAAtgatataaattcaattgtatTATCAACACTCTCAAGCTCCGGTATTGATACTAGAAAGTTCAAATCTCACTCTATCCGTTCCGCTATGGCTTCTCTGCTGTTGTTCAATAACGTTCCGTTCCATGTTGTCAAGAAGATGGGTCGCTGGAAATCAAACGATACTGTAGATACCTTCTACGATAAAAGAATCATTGGTGAAAAATCTGGTGGTATTTTCATTGATACTGTcgttcaaataaataaatgttattcataatatatatatatatttaatataaaatataatttaataaattaaatttttaattctcaTTTAATACCAATTCACGTAGCCAACCTTCTCATAATGACTCTGACACTGAGAATGAACAAAGTGATGATGAATCAAGTAACAATGTCGATGTTCCAACCGATTATCAATTATCCGATACCTTACTTGGTCAGTACAAACATATGGTAAACAATCAAGGTTTAC comes from the Dictyostelium discoideum AX4 chromosome Un chrUn_00022, whole genome shotgun sequence genome and includes:
- a CDS encoding hypothetical protein (Slime mold (D.discoideum) transposon DIRS-1, complete, clone SB41), which encodes MFGLSRSSDLVKWSFKGLIITTDSIKGPVINAKEQRSGMILTLKYVLFDLATYLRASKGRRKPHWGDSVFIKNEGEPLQVNDINSIVLSTLSSSGIDTRKFKSHSIRSAMASLLLFNNVPFHVVKKMGRWKSNDTVDTFYDKRIIGEKSGGIFIDTVNEQSDDESSNNVDVPTDYQLSDTLLGQYKHMVNNQGLLVKEECILKKDEISELNKIFNFPSNIQVNVAPFGTPEGITVSFNVKNNDTD